In Thermorudis peleae, a genomic segment contains:
- the asd gene encoding aspartate-semialdehyde dehydrogenase, producing MPDRLDVAVLGATGSVGQRFVQLLADHPWFRLAELVGSERSAGKRYSDVCDWRISARPPESVLNLPVKHYEEPLQSPIVFSALPGGVAGPIEEALARDGKKVFTNARDHRMDPDVPLLIPEVNPDHARAIEVQRQQRGWREGFIVANPNCSTIHLVLALKPLHDAFGITHGIVTTLQAASGAGYPGVPSLDLIDNVIPFIGGEEEKIERETRKLLGQWDGAKFIDAEVTLSAHCNRVPVRDGHLETVSVKFARHATPSDVAEVLASFRAQPQELGLPTAPKQPVVVLDLPDRPQPVLDRDIEGGMASVVGRIRPCSVLDVRFVVLGHNTIRGAAGASVLNAELFYRQGLL from the coding sequence ATGCCAGACCGTCTTGATGTTGCCGTACTCGGAGCAACGGGCAGTGTTGGGCAGCGTTTTGTCCAGCTTCTGGCTGATCACCCCTGGTTTCGGCTCGCTGAGCTTGTCGGCAGTGAGCGCTCAGCTGGCAAGCGATACAGCGACGTCTGCGACTGGCGGATTAGCGCGCGGCCGCCCGAGAGCGTGCTCAACCTGCCAGTGAAGCACTACGAAGAGCCGCTGCAGAGTCCCATCGTCTTTTCTGCCTTGCCCGGTGGTGTGGCCGGGCCAATTGAAGAAGCACTCGCTCGCGATGGCAAGAAAGTGTTTACTAATGCTCGCGACCATCGCATGGACCCGGATGTGCCGTTGCTCATCCCCGAAGTGAACCCTGACCACGCGCGCGCGATTGAAGTGCAGCGGCAGCAGCGGGGATGGCGTGAGGGCTTCATCGTTGCCAACCCAAACTGCTCAACCATCCACCTTGTGCTTGCCCTCAAGCCGTTACATGACGCATTTGGTATCACGCACGGGATTGTGACGACGCTTCAGGCTGCCTCGGGTGCAGGATATCCTGGTGTGCCCTCGCTCGATCTGATCGACAATGTAATCCCCTTCATCGGAGGCGAAGAAGAGAAGATTGAGCGGGAAACGCGCAAATTGCTCGGACAATGGGATGGAGCCAAGTTCATTGATGCCGAGGTTACCCTAAGCGCTCATTGCAACCGCGTGCCCGTTCGGGATGGGCATCTCGAAACGGTGAGCGTGAAGTTCGCTCGCCACGCGACACCGTCTGACGTCGCCGAGGTGCTCGCATCATTCCGTGCGCAGCCACAAGAACTCGGCTTGCCAACTGCACCGAAGCAGCCAGTCGTTGTTCTCGACCTGCCAGATCGTCCTCAACCTGTCTTGGACCGCGACATCGAAGGTGGGATGGCTTCAGTCGTGGGGCGAATCCGCCCGTGCTCAGTCTTGGATGTGCGCTTTGTTGTGCTTGGACATAACACGATTCGGGGTGCGGCTGGCGCCTCAGTATTGAACGCCGAGCTTTTCTATCGCCAAGGGCTGCTGTAG
- a CDS encoding P1 family peptidase: MRPRAREVGLRIGQLPPGKQNTITDVPGVLVGHVTKIAGEGPLVPGMGPVRTGVTVILPHEGNLFREKVPGAIFTLNGFGKPLGIAQVAELGRIETPIALTNTLAVPRVADGLIDHALRQNPDIGVTTSTVNPLVFECSDAWLNDIQGRHVTPADVLEAIDRAQRPSLDEGNVGAGTGMMLFGFKGGIGTASRCLPAELGGYTIGALVLGNFGRKEQLRIAGVPIGMLLSNQQADKQPEERGSVIVVLATDAPLLDRELSRIARRGALGLARTGAIGGHGSGDFIVAFSTALRFAHANADSRTVTVTILREDPVVMDALFQAAIEATEEAVVNALFRAETMTGRDWHTAQALPLDETLALLRQAGVIA; encoded by the coding sequence ATGCGTCCACGAGCGCGCGAAGTTGGACTGCGAATCGGCCAACTGCCTCCCGGAAAGCAGAACACGATCACGGACGTTCCGGGCGTCTTGGTTGGCCATGTCACAAAAATTGCTGGAGAAGGACCGCTCGTCCCTGGAATGGGCCCAGTACGAACTGGTGTGACCGTAATCCTGCCTCATGAAGGGAATCTCTTCCGTGAGAAAGTCCCTGGAGCCATTTTTACGCTCAATGGCTTCGGTAAGCCACTGGGTATTGCCCAAGTTGCTGAGCTTGGCCGCATCGAAACCCCAATTGCATTAACCAACACGCTTGCTGTGCCCCGTGTTGCTGACGGACTCATCGACCACGCATTGCGGCAGAATCCTGATATCGGGGTGACGACGTCAACGGTCAATCCACTCGTGTTTGAATGCTCCGACGCTTGGCTGAATGACATTCAGGGCCGTCACGTAACGCCTGCCGATGTTCTCGAAGCAATTGACCGTGCGCAACGTCCCAGCCTCGACGAGGGGAATGTTGGGGCGGGAACGGGCATGATGCTCTTTGGTTTCAAAGGTGGCATTGGCACCGCATCACGCTGTCTGCCAGCAGAGCTTGGAGGGTATACCATCGGGGCACTGGTGTTAGGCAATTTCGGGCGTAAGGAGCAGTTGCGGATTGCTGGTGTGCCGATCGGTATGTTGCTGTCTAACCAGCAGGCAGATAAACAACCGGAAGAGCGTGGCTCAGTCATCGTCGTGCTTGCAACCGATGCCCCGCTGCTCGATCGTGAACTCAGCCGGATTGCCCGCCGCGGCGCGCTCGGTTTGGCCCGAACAGGGGCTATTGGCGGGCACGGGAGTGGTGACTTCATTGTTGCCTTTTCGACGGCCCTTCGGTTCGCCCACGCAAACGCGGACAGCCGGACAGTAACGGTCACCATCCTTCGAGAGGATCCGGTGGTGATGGATGCGCTCTTCCAGGCTGCAATTGAGGCAACCGAAGAGGCGGTTGTCAATGCCTTGTTCCGTGCCGAAACAATGACCGGCCGCGATTGGCATACCGCGCAGGCATTGCCGCTTGACGAGACACTTGCCCTCCTGCGCCAGGCTGGTGTCATAGCGTAA
- a CDS encoding alpha,alpha-trehalose-phosphate synthase (UDP-forming) has translation MPDEQPHANGFRDTLLELPEHVRSFLDRVALVIASNRGPVEFHVAPDGTLTTKRGSGGVVTAMSAASRYTDAIWVACAMTDGDRLRASLALEAGEPVITVPGGEFRIRFVLPSPEAYAGYYNRIANPLLWFLQHYLWDTPRAPDVDALTWYAWEEGYVVVNQLFAQEIAAAIEATSRPPVVLLQDYHLYLVPRFLRERLPTIVIQQFIHIPWPDQDYWRLLPRAMRQAICESLLCNDVVGFQTPRHARSFMNTCEANLDQIEVNYRTGEIIYQGRTTHVRVYPISIDPAHVLQVAESEDARKHEEHLRQYFNEYTIMRVDRAEPSKNIVRGFLAYDRLLEAHPELLGRVNFLAFLVPSRLEVAEYIDYLDDINAVVGRINAKYANVAEHEGIHWQPISLFIGDDYPRALAAMKHYDVLLVNAIFDGMNLVAKEGALLNQRNGVLVLSEGAGAYQQLGRWALTVSPTDIEGTAQALYAGLTMPEAERKRRAQALRQLVIEHDLKRWLVDQLADLAELARV, from the coding sequence GAACAGCCTCATGCGAACGGCTTTCGCGATACCCTGCTGGAGCTGCCCGAACATGTCCGGTCATTCCTCGACCGAGTCGCCCTGGTTATCGCATCAAATCGCGGTCCCGTTGAATTTCACGTTGCTCCAGATGGGACTCTGACAACCAAGCGAGGTTCGGGCGGCGTTGTCACGGCAATGAGCGCTGCAAGCCGCTACACTGACGCAATCTGGGTCGCGTGCGCGATGACCGATGGCGATCGACTTCGTGCATCCTTGGCTCTCGAAGCCGGTGAACCAGTCATCACCGTGCCAGGAGGCGAATTTCGTATCCGCTTCGTTCTGCCCTCTCCTGAAGCCTACGCTGGCTACTACAACCGCATCGCCAATCCGTTGCTCTGGTTTCTTCAGCACTATCTCTGGGATACGCCCCGCGCTCCTGACGTTGATGCACTGACGTGGTACGCCTGGGAAGAAGGTTACGTCGTTGTCAATCAACTTTTCGCCCAGGAAATTGCCGCCGCGATTGAAGCGACGTCCAGGCCACCAGTAGTCCTGCTGCAGGATTATCACCTCTACCTCGTTCCACGGTTCTTGCGCGAGCGGTTGCCAACCATCGTGATCCAACAATTCATTCACATCCCATGGCCCGATCAAGACTACTGGCGGCTCCTACCGCGCGCTATGCGCCAGGCTATTTGCGAAAGCCTTCTTTGCAACGACGTCGTCGGTTTTCAAACCCCACGCCACGCTCGGAGCTTCATGAACACGTGCGAAGCGAACCTTGACCAGATTGAGGTGAACTATCGCACTGGTGAGATCATATATCAGGGGCGAACCACCCATGTTCGTGTCTACCCGATCTCCATTGACCCAGCGCATGTCCTCCAGGTCGCGGAAAGCGAGGATGCCCGAAAGCACGAGGAACACCTTCGCCAGTATTTCAACGAATATACGATCATGCGCGTTGACCGTGCAGAGCCGAGTAAGAACATTGTTCGCGGCTTCCTCGCTTATGACCGCTTACTTGAAGCGCATCCTGAGCTTCTCGGTCGCGTCAACTTCCTGGCATTTCTTGTACCGTCGCGCCTGGAAGTCGCTGAATATATTGATTACCTCGACGACATCAATGCCGTCGTTGGTCGCATCAACGCTAAGTATGCGAATGTCGCCGAGCACGAAGGAATCCACTGGCAACCAATTTCTCTTTTCATTGGAGACGACTATCCTCGCGCGCTTGCCGCGATGAAGCACTATGATGTGCTTCTGGTAAATGCAATCTTTGACGGCATGAACCTCGTGGCCAAAGAAGGGGCACTGTTGAACCAACGCAACGGTGTCTTGGTCCTTTCAGAAGGCGCTGGAGCCTATCAGCAGCTTGGCCGCTGGGCACTTACCGTCTCACCAACAGATATTGAAGGCACCGCACAAGCACTCTATGCTGGCCTAACGATGCCGGAGGCTGAACGAAAACGACGCGCCCAAGCTCTCCGCCAGCTGGTTATTGAGCATGACCTCAAGCGCTGGCTCGTTGACCAGCTTGCTGATCTTGCCGAACTCGCGCGAGTATAG